A segment of the Butyrivibrio fibrisolvens genome:
ATAGCCAGGCGAATAAGCCAAATGAAGCTGTAACTGAAAGCGGTAAGACAGACAATAGTGAATCAGATAGTAGCTCAGACGATGAGTCTGACGCAGAATATGCATCACAGGTACAGACCCTTTATGACAACAGGCAGACCTGGGAATTTGCAGATGGATGTTATAAGATTCCCGGTGGCGATACAATTGACTTCGATGAATATGGATATGCTGTAACAGACCTTGATAATGACGGCAATATTGAGATTTTCGCATCAGGATTTGCCGGAAGCGGCAGATTTTCTACAAGCCTTGTCTATGAATATGACGATGAAAAAGGCGTTATCATGTGGGATACCTCAAATCTTGCCTATGATGATTCGGAACCGGATTTCATCACAAAAATTTTGACAAATGATCCTAAACTTGACGGTAAATTACTATTAGCTGGCTTTGAATCAGAAGATAATGATGGCCTGTATCTTGCCGCTGATTACGAAGTATACGGAGCTACAGGCGGTAAAACCAGTTATCTTAAGCTATCTGTAAATGATAATGCCATTACTTCAGAGCTTATTTCTTCTGAAACTACTGAATATACAACTGTGAAGTATGCAGATGAAGATGGAAATGATGTTTCCTTCGATTCTTTTACCGGACTTATCAGAATGGCATTCTATAACTGTGATGAGAGTTTTAAATCTAGTAATATATTCAAAGAAGTGACCCTCGATATTATTCAGGATTCATACGATTCTATTGCGGATGAAACTAGTCTTCATCTGGAAGAGTTAATACCTGAAAACTCTGCTTCAGAGTTAAACGAAACTGTATCGGACAACATCGAAATAACCGTAAATGATTCTTTGCTCGATTATAGTGATATTGATGAAGAATCCAGGCAGCTTTACAGAGACTTCTTGGAAGGAAAAGCTACAGCTATCTATAAGGATCCGGAATCTGATACTTCTGAAAATAAGATTTTCAAAAGCGCCTTGAAACAAGGAAACAGCTATTCTTTTGATGAGTTAAAAGAAGTATATTTAAATGAAAATGATTACTCAGAATATGTAAAAACAACTTGCACATATATAGATTGTGGTCTTGACGGAGAATATGAGCTTTTCGTTCAAAACGAATATTCCATGTATTGTTTTACTAAATATGTTCTCAAAAACATAGATGGCGAGCTATATATATGCTTTACTGGAGATTCCAGAGAGCATAAATGGAATGAAATGCTTGAAAATGGCTACTACAGCTATACCTGGAATATAGACGGATTAAACCATTGGGGAAGCTGCTATTACATAGATGCCAACGGTGATTGTCATTACCTTTATTCGCAAGGTTTTGGTGGATGCAGCAGAAGCTACGGAGATGAAACACTAATAGTAAGCCTCCCCGATGATGTTTACGGGGAGTTTGATGAAATTGGAAACATCGAATATTCAACATATTCCTTCTCTGATAGCTATTCTGCGCCTCATTACATGTATGACCTTATTTTGTTTGATCCAGATGGCGAAGAAATTGAAAGAAACGATGAATCGGAAGATTTATATAACCGAGTTGAAGAACTGTACGAAGCATGTAGCAATACAATTGTGTCAGAAGAAGAGGCTGAAGAATCAATGAGAAACGCTAGACAGGCAGTAGGTTTAACAGATGAAATCTATGAAGCTGAAGTCGGCTACTATGAATAAATAATACTAATTATCTAAATTGTGACCGAGGTCAAAGCAAAAGGAAAAGAAGCGATGTGTTATATAACAAGTCGCTTCTTTTTTTAGTGATCATTTGATAGAATGGTGAAGCTGACGCCATTATCGCTCAGATTCTTCAATCTGGCACAAATAAGACATAAAGCATAATCGTGTATAGACATCATGATAATAGCACAAGGAGGCACAAATATGCTTGGAAGAACACATTTTTTTGTAGGAATAGCTACTGCACTTATAGCCTTAAGACCGGAATCATTACCTGTTGTAGTAGCAGGAACCGGAGCTGCAGCTATAGGAGGAGTAATAAGTGACATTGATTCAGGAACATCTACAGCCCATAAGGAAGCTGACAAGATAGTTGTAGCGGCTTCACTGGCTTTGGGAGCTGTGATCATAATAGAGTACAATTTTCATATTGGTATATACAGAAGACTTCTTGCTGATAGTAACCTCTATCGGATCATGACAGGGAGCCTCGCTTTTATTTTGCTATGTGTATTTGGGATGAGGCAGCCTCACAGATCATTTATGCATTCGCTACTTGCACTTTTTTTATTATCATCATGTGTAGGAATAATATTCCCTGAAGTAACGCCGTATTTCACAATTGGCTATGCATCACATCTGATAATAGATCTTCTTAACAGAAAGCGTGAAAAGATATTCTGGCCCATGAAAAAAGGATATAGCTTCAACCTTTGCTCATCCAAAGGGTATGTAAATAAGATGATGATGATTGCCGGAATATTAATATCAGTGATATACATTTCAACACTTCCATATGTGCAGGAGGCGTATGCTGCCATGCTGGCTGTATTGGGGTTGAACTAGTGCGCTTCATTTTGTTACCCGAAAACGTAGAGAGCCCCGTCCTCGCCCCAAATGAATAGGGGCGAGGACGGGGCGGCATTACCTTCCGGGTAACCCTTACCTTCTAAACTGTGAGATGAACTCCCATGCATGCTCGCATGTGTGCTGGCGGCACTCATGCTGCTGACCACTGATACTTGCAAAAGCTGTGCGGCATACACCGTCTTCACTATCGAAGTAGCGGATAGTCAGATCGCTATCCCTTGTATCATCGTGGAATACTTCTACGCGGTCACCCTTCTTGCCATAAATCTTGTCTTCCCAGCTGTCTTTCTTATCAAAGTCGACATCCTCGAAAGTCTCCTTGCACTTATTGACCTTAGCTGCATACTGAACTCTTTCAATACACTGCTTAGCCTGGCATGGAAGCTCAGGAAGAGGAGATTCTTCTCCGCCTGAATAGAAAAGCGGAACAGAAACTGTTGTATTGATCCTGTCTCCGATATCCTCGAAGAAGAGATTCTGTCCTTTTGGGAAGAGAGCACTTGCAGGCATAAGACCGGCAAATACATCAGGATATTCCTGGAACATATCCCATGACTTTCCGCTTCCCATTGAGAATCCTGTGCCATAGATACGGTGCTCATCGATAGGGTATCTCTTTTTAAGGCCTTCGATGAACTCGATAACCTCTGTTGCAGATACAGCAAGATGATTGTCGATAGCTACGTACAGGAAGCCGTATTTATGAGCAACCTCATACCATCCTGATACGAATGTCAGGAACATAGCTGTATCTCCGCCGCCATGGAAGCCAAGTACAAGCGGTACTTTGGATCCGTCCATGATCTCTTTGTTGTACCATGCAAAATAACCGATCTTGTGCTCAGTAGTATCCTTGTAAATACCCCTGTTATCAGTAGATGTCTTAACTGTGATAACTCCAACATCTTCATTCATGCCAAGTTCTTCAAAATCAGGCTCGATCTGCATATTGCCGCACCATCTCTTGAACTTTTTGACAAAAGAGTTAAAGTCCTTTTCATATTCAGCGCTGTCCTTAACAAGAAGATATTCGCAGCCCTTGAAAGCATTGTTAACTTCTGCAGAATTACCAACGCTAAGAATCGCAATGTCTTTTCTTGAAACTTCAGGAACTACGCTAAGTCTCTCCATAGAGCACATGGAAGGTGTGATCTCGCCAGGTCCCCAGAGATACTGACCATCAGTAGTCTTCAAAAGATTTTTGGCCACATAATCAGCGGACTTTCCATAGCTGTAGATATCAGCTCTGAAGATGGCGCCTCTTATGTAGTAGCCCATAAACTGCTTGCTGATAAAATCATCCCATTCAACGATGCCATCCTCATAAACAGGATACATCTTTACATAAGAGATAACTTCCTTATAAAGCTCATCTGTAGCATTGTCCCAGCCGCCTTCGCAGGTAGGATATATGAAGAGTACGCTTGTATCATACTTTGCAGCGATCTTTTCAAGTCCGCTTTCTTTTGCAAATGCGACAGCATCTTCCTTAGTTCTTTTGTCTTCTTCAAATATCAGAAGAAGAGGTGCTCTGAAAGTATAGTCGTTAGCTTTGCTATCGATATCATTTACAGGCACATAAGCCGTTAAGTGATAGTTTTCGAATTCATGTTCCCAATATTTACCGCCATCAGACAGTGTCTCGACAACGGGTCTTTCTTTTAATCCCATTTTTGCTAACCTCCCATAAGATGATTCTAAATTCAATATAAACCAGATACTGACTGCAATCTTATTATTTAATGACAATAATTTCTTATTTTTTGCGTCTTTATTTAACCCCTTAAAATAAATCAAAAATATAATTTAGAACTGAAAATTATTATGTATATGTCGATATACAATTTGTAGGTATTTGTTCAGGGGTTTTTAAACATATTTTGCAGGGAAAAAATAAGCTGTTTCATGGGTCATACTTATGAAAAATCGCGATAAAAACGGATGGATCATCGGAATAATGGTATTTATCATTACTATTATTCTAAACCTGCTTCTTGGGTTTATATGTATAAAGATAGGGCTTCCGCCACTTTTAGCTATAGCAGGATCGATGGCTATAGCTATTTTGGCTGGGTATATGCCGGCTGTATGGGTTGTTCTTATAAGCAATCTGATCTTAAGCTATTTTATAAATGATTTTCTTAATTATTCTCTTATTAATATTCTTATCATCATTGTTACGGCGTATTATGCCCAAAAGGGACATTTTAAGAAGCTGTCTAAAATTCTAAGCTATATCATTCTGACATCTTTGATCAGCGCAGTCGTAAGTACACTTATCGTTATAGAGACCGGCGGAGTAGATGAAACTGTGCTTGAGAGTAACATTATCGTAAACGATGTTACACCTTCCCCTTTGGGAATGCTTGCCATATCATCGCTTATCATCCTCGTGACTGCGATTCCTTCACAGGTAATATGTCTTTTGCTTTCTTTTCTCATAGTTAAAATATTGCCTGATAATATCAAAGATATCCTGAAGAAATTTGGATGGCTCCAAAAGCCCATAGACGATGATGAGCTTGAGCGTCTTGAGAAGACAAAGACCAGGATTATATCCACAAAAACAGTATTTATCATAGCTATTATTTCAACATGTCTTACAGTTCTTTTGTTTGTAGCAGCAATTGGAACACGTCTTTTTATCAATCACACCAAGCAGGAGCATGAAAAAATTGCTGTTGGCGTATCGGAAATGATAGCAGGGATCGTTAATGGAAACAGGATAGACGAGTATATTGCAAGCGGAGGCCAGGGGCCGGAATATGAAAAGATAGTAGCAGAGCTTGAAGCCATCCGAGATGTTTCTAATGATATAGAATACGTCTATGTTTACAAGATATTGCCGGATGGATGCCATGTGGTTTTTGACCTTGATACAGATGAAGTGGAAGCAGCAGATGTTGGTGAAGTTGTCCCATTTGACCCGACTTTTGAAAAGTATGTTCCAACTCTTTTAGAAGGAGGTGAAATTGAGACCTTTGTTTCCGATGATTATTATGGCTGGCTATTAACATCTTATACACCTGTTCATAATTCGCTTGGCGAAACTGTATGCTATGCAGGATGCGATATTTCTATGGAATATCTGTCAAGCTATACAAGACAGTTCTTTATACGCCTTTTGATCATGTGCATTGGAATCATCATAGTCATCATAGTTACAGGTCTTTGGATAGCTAAGTTCAGGATCATCTATCCTGTTAAATCCATGGTGGAACGTGCCAGATTCTTTAATTATGATAGCGAAGAAGCCAGAAAGACTAACGTTGAACTTCTTGAAGATCTGGAGATTTGCACAGGCGATGAGATCGAAAGACTCTATAATTCTTTTTTACAGGTCACTAAAGACAGTATGAAGAGCTTTAGTACCATGCAGCAAAAGTCAGATTACATTGAGAAGGTCCAGACTAATCTCATCGTCATCCTTGCAGATATGGTTGAAAACAGGGATGAATCAACTGGTGATCATATCAAAAAGACATCCATGTATACGCTTATAATCATGAGACAGATGAAAAAAGAGGGGATGCATACACGCATTCTTACAGATGAATTTATAGATAATGTATATAAGTCAGCACCTCTTCATGATATAGGAAAGATAAGAATTACTGATTCAATACTTAATAAACCTGGAAAACTTACTCCTGAAGAATTTGAGATCATGAAGCTTCACTCGGCTTATGGCGGCGAGATCATAAATAAGCTTATAGAGTCGCTTACTCAGGCAAGTTACCTTGAGGTTGCAAGGGATATAGCTCTATATCATCACGAAAGATGGGATGGCACAGGATATCCGGAAGGCCTTAAAGGAGAAGATATACCACTTTCTGCAAGGATAATGGCTGTTGCGGATGTATTTGATGCTCTTATCTCTGAAAGAGTATATAAAAAGGCATTTACCTTTGAAAAAGCTGTGGAGATCATTCAGGAAGAGTCAGGAACACATTTTGATCCGGATGTTGTAAAAGCTTTTATAGATGCTATAGATGAAGTGAGAGAAACCGCGAAACTTCAGAAACGATAGAATACGTAGGATGATGGTATATGAATAAAGCTGTCATAAAAAACAGGTTAAAAGTTCTGGCTATAATCATACCTATTATTTTGCTCAACTTCATAATAAATATTGTTTCTATGAAAATAGGAATGATACCAATCCTGGGTCTTGCCGGGTCTATGGTTATTGCCATTTTATCCGGATATTTTCTGAGCGTATGGGTAGTTATTATTACGCAGCTACTGACATCGATGTTTTATTCGGCTTATATCTACTATAGTATCGTAAATATTCTTTGTGTTATTTTACTTACTCATTATCATAAAAAGGGACTGCTTAATAAAAAGCTTGGCATGGCATCATATCTTGTTTTGAATGCCGTTATCAATTCGCTTGTTACATTTCTGATAGAAAGCGGAGCAGGACATACCGACCCTGATCTTTTTGAGATCAATCCCTTCTATTCATTTATTGGTTCTCTTTCTATAAGCATATTTGCCAAAGCTTTTATTATCGTATTTACGTCATCTATCGTATTTATTTTTATAGATGTTTTGATAGCTCTTGGAATAGTAAGGATCATTCCACAGAACGTCAAAGATTACTTTGAAAAATATGCTTGGCTTCAAAAGCCTGTTAATAGCGATGAACTTGCCAAGATCAATAACAGTGAGACCAGAAAGACCAGGATAAACAATGCTTTTGCGGTGTCGCTTGTAATGACCTGTCTGACAATTCTTGTTGTAGTTGCCTATGAGGCAAGTTCTCTTTTTGTAAGCCAGACCAAGGATGAACACCGCACCCTTGCTGTTGGTATTTCGAAGATGGTTGCAAGCAATATAGATGGAGACTGGGTTGAAGATTATATTAAGAGTGAGGGCAAGAGCAGAGAATATAAAAAAATAGTTGCAAAACTTGAGAAAATCAGAGCGATTTCTGATGATATTGAATACATTTATGTATATAAGATGATGCCGGATGGATGCCACGTTGTATTTGACCTTGATACTGAAGCTATGGCAGCTTCAAAGCCCGGAGATATAATGGAATATAGTGAGGCCTTTGTACCTTATATCACAGATCTTCTTGAGGGAAAAGAAATTGAGCCTGTTGAATCAAATAGCTTTTATGGCTGGCTCCTTTCTGCATATACACCTGTCTATAATTCCAAAGGCGAGACTACGTGCTATGCAGGCGTTGATGTATCCATGAAATATCTTGAAAAATACACCAGAGATTTTATGGTACGTCTTCTTATCATGTGCTCAGGAATAATAATAGTTGTCATAATAACCGGTCTGTGGACAGCAAGATACAGGGTTGTCTACCCGGTTGATTCTATGGTAGCTACAGCAAGGCGCTTTAGATATGATAGCGAAGAAGCAAGAAAAGCTAATGTTGAGCGTATGGCAGAGCTTGATATTCGTACCGGCGATGAGATAGAAAGACTCTATAATTCTTTTATCCAGGTTACTAAAGACAGTGTAAAAAGCTTTGGCAAGATGTGCCAAAAGTCTGAATATATCGAGCAGATGCAGTCTGACCTTATCATAATCCTTGCTGATATGGTTGAAAACAGAGACGAATCAACAGGCGATCATATAAGGAAGACATCAATGTATACTCTCATTGTTATGAATCAGATGAGAAGGATGGGAATTTATTCCGGTATCCTGGATGATGATTACATTGACAATGTTATTAAGTCTGCCCCTCTGCACGATATAGGTAAGATCAAGATTCCTGATGCGATCCTTAATAAGCCGGGCAAACTATCTCCGGAAGAATTTGAAGTGATGAAAAAACACTCTGTCTATGGCAAAGAGATAATAGATGAACTCATAGAATCCTTAACTGAAGCAAGCTATCTTGAAATTGCCGGTGATATAGCTTTATATCATCATGAAAGATGGGATGGAACAGGATATCCTGAAGGGCTTAAAGGTGAAGAAATACCGCTTTCTGCAAGGATCATGGCTATTGCAGATGTATTTGATGCGCTTGTTTCTGAAAGAGTATATAAAAAGGCCTTTTCTTTTGAACAAGCAATGGACATCATTCGTGAAGAATCCGGAACCCATTTTGATCCCCGCATTGTCAGAGCCTTTATGGCGGTAGAAGATGAAGTAAGGGAAACAGCTCAAAAGTTTCATGATCGTTAATTTTTTCTAAAAATATTGAACTTCTGTAAAAAAAATAGTAGTATTAGTGGCGAAGAAGCCAAAGACCATTTGGTCAAATAATAATAAATGCAGAGTAGATTTCAAAGCGTTAAGTGCCAGGTGAACAGGGAGTTGTCACTTGGACGAAAAGACATGTCTTGCGGTTTTGAAGTCGCATCCCGCTGCTACATACCACAGGATTAGCAATATACCTTTTTATGTAGCCAAAGGACGAGCAGCATAAGGAGGTTTTTTTATTGCATATGATGAACTATGATGAAGCTCTAAGTTACATTGAATCAATCGAGAAGTTCGGCATAGACTTAGGCCTTGACAGGATGAAAGAGCTTATGAGGCGCCTTGGTGATCCTCAGGACAAGCTACGGTATGTCCATGTTGCCGGAACTAATGGAAAAGGCTCTACAGTTGCCTTTATATCTAATATCCTGATGGCAGCAGGGTATAAAACCGGTATCTACATTTCCCCATCTCTTGACAGATTTACAAAAAGAATACAGGTTGACGGCAAAGAAATAGACAAGGAAGTTCTGGCGCAGCTTACCCAGAAGGTCAAAGATGCTGCTGACAGCATGGCAGAGGACGGACTGTCTGTTCCTACAGAATTTGAGCAGGTCAATGCCATTGCCTTTTTATACTATGAGCATGAAAAGTGCGACTTTGTAGTACTTGAAGTCGGCCTTGGCGGAAGGATGGACTCAACTAATGTTATAAAGGTGCCGGAAGTAGCAGTCATCGCGTCTATAAGCTTTGATCACATGCAGTACCTTGGCAACACCCTTCCTGAGATAGCAGGAGAGAAAGCCGGGATCATGAAAGAAGGCGGCGACGTTGTTGTATACGACCAGGCGCCGGAAGTTATGGAAGTGTTCAAGAAGGTCGCAGATGAAAGAGGCTGCAGGTTATACGTATCAGGTAAGCCGAAGGATGACAAGGCTGTAAAGTATGACCTTACGGGGCAGGATTTTATATTTGAACTTGATAACAGTAAGGCTTCTGGTAATCGGATTTTATATAACGATAGCCCTTATGTTGGAAATGAGATAGATTCTGATAATAAGTCAGATACCTTTAGTGACACTTTTTCTAATTCCGGTAATAAGGTGAGTGAATCATATCATATTAGATTACTTGGAGAATATCAGATAAAAAATGCTTCACTTGCTATAACTGCTGCACTTATCCTGCAAAGTAAAGGATTTGATCAGATAACAGATAGAGCTATTAAAGAAGGTTTAAGTAATACTTGTTGGGAAGGCAGATTTGAACTTTTACAGGATAACCCAAAGGTTATCGTAGACGGAGCACATAATCCTGACGGAATAAAGGTACTTGTTTCAAGTCTTAAGCGCCTTTTCCCAGATAAGAAGATCGTGTTTATAGCAGGTGTTCTTGCAGATAAAGATTATAAGAGCATGATGGCACAGATAGCTCCTATTGGAAAGATATTCCATACCATCACGCCGCCTAACAGCAGGGCGCTTTCTGCGGGGGACCTTGCAGATACTTTCAAAGAGCTTGGAGCAGATGCAGTTTCTCATGAAAGTGTAGAAGAAGCACTTGATGCGGCGCTTCATAATGCTCTGGAAGACGATGTTATATGTGCTTTTGGATCACTGTATTATATTGGCGAAGTCAGGAAGCTTATCTTGAAAGAGATTTGATACTGATCAGATATGAGAGTTTTGTTG
Coding sequences within it:
- a CDS encoding metal-dependent hydrolase produces the protein MLGRTHFFVGIATALIALRPESLPVVVAGTGAAAIGGVISDIDSGTSTAHKEADKIVVAASLALGAVIIIEYNFHIGIYRRLLADSNLYRIMTGSLAFILLCVFGMRQPHRSFMHSLLALFLLSSCVGIIFPEVTPYFTIGYASHLIIDLLNRKREKIFWPMKKGYSFNLCSSKGYVNKMMMIAGILISVIYISTLPYVQEAYAAMLAVLGLN
- a CDS encoding HD domain-containing phosphohydrolase, producing MKNRDKNGWIIGIMVFIITIILNLLLGFICIKIGLPPLLAIAGSMAIAILAGYMPAVWVVLISNLILSYFINDFLNYSLINILIIIVTAYYAQKGHFKKLSKILSYIILTSLISAVVSTLIVIETGGVDETVLESNIIVNDVTPSPLGMLAISSLIILVTAIPSQVICLLLSFLIVKILPDNIKDILKKFGWLQKPIDDDELERLEKTKTRIISTKTVFIIAIISTCLTVLLFVAAIGTRLFINHTKQEHEKIAVGVSEMIAGIVNGNRIDEYIASGGQGPEYEKIVAELEAIRDVSNDIEYVYVYKILPDGCHVVFDLDTDEVEAADVGEVVPFDPTFEKYVPTLLEGGEIETFVSDDYYGWLLTSYTPVHNSLGETVCYAGCDISMEYLSSYTRQFFIRLLIMCIGIIIVIIVTGLWIAKFRIIYPVKSMVERARFFNYDSEEARKTNVELLEDLEICTGDEIERLYNSFLQVTKDSMKSFSTMQQKSDYIEKVQTNLIVILADMVENRDESTGDHIKKTSMYTLIIMRQMKKEGMHTRILTDEFIDNVYKSAPLHDIGKIRITDSILNKPGKLTPEEFEIMKLHSAYGGEIINKLIESLTQASYLEVARDIALYHHERWDGTGYPEGLKGEDIPLSARIMAVADVFDALISERVYKKAFTFEKAVEIIQEESGTHFDPDVVKAFIDAIDEVRETAKLQKR
- a CDS encoding HD domain-containing phosphohydrolase produces the protein MKIGMIPILGLAGSMVIAILSGYFLSVWVVIITQLLTSMFYSAYIYYSIVNILCVILLTHYHKKGLLNKKLGMASYLVLNAVINSLVTFLIESGAGHTDPDLFEINPFYSFIGSLSISIFAKAFIIVFTSSIVFIFIDVLIALGIVRIIPQNVKDYFEKYAWLQKPVNSDELAKINNSETRKTRINNAFAVSLVMTCLTILVVVAYEASSLFVSQTKDEHRTLAVGISKMVASNIDGDWVEDYIKSEGKSREYKKIVAKLEKIRAISDDIEYIYVYKMMPDGCHVVFDLDTEAMAASKPGDIMEYSEAFVPYITDLLEGKEIEPVESNSFYGWLLSAYTPVYNSKGETTCYAGVDVSMKYLEKYTRDFMVRLLIMCSGIIIVVIITGLWTARYRVVYPVDSMVATARRFRYDSEEARKANVERMAELDIRTGDEIERLYNSFIQVTKDSVKSFGKMCQKSEYIEQMQSDLIIILADMVENRDESTGDHIRKTSMYTLIVMNQMRRMGIYSGILDDDYIDNVIKSAPLHDIGKIKIPDAILNKPGKLSPEEFEVMKKHSVYGKEIIDELIESLTEASYLEIAGDIALYHHERWDGTGYPEGLKGEEIPLSARIMAIADVFDALVSERVYKKAFSFEQAMDIIREESGTHFDPRIVRAFMAVEDEVRETAQKFHDR
- a CDS encoding folylpolyglutamate synthase/dihydrofolate synthase family protein, whose protein sequence is MMNYDEALSYIESIEKFGIDLGLDRMKELMRRLGDPQDKLRYVHVAGTNGKGSTVAFISNILMAAGYKTGIYISPSLDRFTKRIQVDGKEIDKEVLAQLTQKVKDAADSMAEDGLSVPTEFEQVNAIAFLYYEHEKCDFVVLEVGLGGRMDSTNVIKVPEVAVIASISFDHMQYLGNTLPEIAGEKAGIMKEGGDVVVYDQAPEVMEVFKKVADERGCRLYVSGKPKDDKAVKYDLTGQDFIFELDNSKASGNRILYNDSPYVGNEIDSDNKSDTFSDTFSNSGNKVSESYHIRLLGEYQIKNASLAITAALILQSKGFDQITDRAIKEGLSNTCWEGRFELLQDNPKVIVDGAHNPDGIKVLVSSLKRLFPDKKIVFIAGVLADKDYKSMMAQIAPIGKIFHTITPPNSRALSAGDLADTFKELGADAVSHESVEEALDAALHNALEDDVICAFGSLYYIGEVRKLILKEI